From a region of the Apibacter sp. B3706 genome:
- a CDS encoding efflux RND transporter permease subunit yields the protein MLKTFIERPVLSTVISIIIVILGILGVVSLPVAQYPEIAPPTVQVTTNYPGANADVVMKSVIIPLEEQINGVENMTYITSSATNDGSATITVYFKQDANPDIAAVNVQNLAARANSLLPSEVTKNGVIVQKTQSSNILFIGLVSKSKNYDQKFLQNYANINILPQIKRISGVGDAQARGANTYSMRIWLKPDVMATYGITPADVNALLAEQNLEAAPGALGENSAQTFTYTLKYTGRLVSTEQFGDMVLKSLPNGDVLRLKDIARVEVGSENYQITSTIDGNPSVIISIAQTAGSNAQQIINEVEKVLDNAKSSYPPGVETVYMMNANDFLNASIEKVIHTLFEAFVLVFIVVLVFLQDLRSTLIPAISVIVAIVGTFFFLLIFGFTINILTLFALILAIGIVVDDAIVVVEAVHAKLEDGMKDAKKASLHAMDEIAGAIVAITLVMSAVFIPVSFIGGTSGVFYKQFGLTLAVSIVLSAINALTLSPALCALLLKPHDDKKQNSVVKKLKDGFNGAFESLTNRYKKVLIWTSKAKWSAFAIIIVFCGILYFLMKTTPTDFVPQEDSGFIIGDISLPPASTLEQSTAIAKQVFEVAKGIEGVSNVAQINGMSFISGAGGNYSVILVKLKPWKERPKIQINDVVKQLFIRTAGIQGGKIIFFGTPTLQGFGISNGFEFQIQDKTGGDIRKFSEISGKFLGALNQRPEIMYATTSFNPNYPQYQINVNVAKVKQAGLAVTDILGALQGYIGGVYASNYNEFGKQYKVMIQADPKYRKNVEDLNGMYVRTNSGEMAPIAGFITLTRVYGPQSLQRFNLYQSIPVNGQPNAGYSAGDAVRAIEEVAKQTLPQGYSFEYSGMTREQVNNSGSQTVYIFLLCLIFVYFLLSALYESYILPLAIIISLPIGLAGAFLFAKLFGITNNIYLQISLIMLIGLLAKNSILIVEYAVQRREHGMSIIDAAVEGAVARLRPILMTSFAFIFGLFPLMVATGAGAVGNRSIGTAAIGGMLIGTVIGLVVTPMLFAVFQSLQEKATHKPSVVLREQNDNDDDDDE from the coding sequence ATGCTTAAAACATTCATAGAAAGACCCGTTCTTTCCACAGTTATATCCATTATAATTGTGATTCTGGGTATTTTAGGGGTAGTTTCTCTACCGGTTGCCCAATATCCCGAAATTGCTCCGCCGACGGTACAGGTAACTACTAACTATCCGGGAGCAAATGCCGACGTGGTCATGAAAAGTGTTATCATTCCATTGGAAGAACAAATCAATGGAGTTGAAAACATGACTTATATAACATCGAGTGCAACCAATGACGGTAGTGCTACCATTACTGTTTATTTTAAACAAGATGCGAACCCTGATATTGCTGCCGTTAACGTTCAAAACTTGGCAGCTCGTGCCAACAGTTTACTTCCATCGGAAGTAACCAAAAACGGGGTGATTGTACAAAAAACACAAAGTAGTAATATCTTGTTTATCGGTTTAGTTAGTAAAAGTAAAAACTACGATCAAAAATTTTTACAAAACTATGCGAACATCAACATATTACCTCAGATAAAAAGAATCTCCGGAGTGGGTGATGCTCAAGCGAGAGGTGCTAATACTTATTCCATGCGTATATGGTTGAAACCTGACGTAATGGCAACTTACGGTATTACTCCTGCTGACGTAAATGCTTTATTAGCAGAGCAAAATTTAGAAGCAGCTCCCGGTGCATTAGGTGAAAATAGTGCACAAACATTTACCTATACGTTAAAATACACCGGTCGTTTAGTAAGTACTGAACAATTCGGTGATATGGTTTTAAAATCTCTTCCAAATGGAGATGTTTTACGATTAAAAGATATAGCAAGAGTGGAAGTTGGTTCTGAAAACTATCAAATTACTTCTACCATCGACGGAAATCCATCTGTAATTATCAGTATTGCGCAAACTGCAGGTTCTAATGCACAACAAATTATCAACGAAGTTGAAAAAGTTTTAGATAATGCAAAAAGTTCTTATCCTCCGGGAGTAGAAACTGTATATATGATGAATGCGAACGATTTCCTTAATGCTTCCATTGAAAAAGTTATTCATACCTTATTTGAAGCATTCGTATTAGTATTTATCGTTGTTTTGGTATTCTTACAAGATTTACGATCTACTTTGATTCCTGCCATTTCAGTTATCGTGGCTATCGTAGGTACATTCTTCTTCTTGTTAATATTTGGATTTACCATTAATATTTTAACCTTATTCGCATTAATTTTGGCAATTGGTATCGTGGTGGATGACGCGATTGTGGTCGTCGAGGCCGTCCATGCTAAATTGGAAGACGGAATGAAAGATGCCAAAAAAGCTTCTTTACATGCGATGGACGAAATAGCGGGAGCAATTGTAGCTATCACATTGGTAATGTCTGCAGTGTTTATTCCGGTAAGTTTTATTGGTGGAACCTCAGGAGTTTTCTATAAACAATTCGGGTTAACCTTAGCGGTTTCTATTGTACTTTCTGCGATTAATGCGCTTACGTTGAGTCCTGCATTATGTGCATTATTATTAAAACCTCATGATGACAAAAAACAAAATTCTGTTGTTAAAAAATTAAAAGACGGATTCAACGGAGCTTTTGAAAGTTTAACCAACAGATATAAAAAAGTTTTAATTTGGACCTCTAAAGCTAAATGGTCTGCATTTGCAATTATTATTGTTTTCTGCGGAATTTTATATTTTCTTATGAAAACAACTCCTACCGACTTTGTACCTCAAGAAGATAGTGGATTTATCATCGGGGATATAAGTCTTCCTCCGGCTTCAACACTTGAGCAGTCAACAGCTATTGCTAAACAAGTATTTGAAGTTGCGAAAGGAATTGAAGGAGTATCCAATGTTGCTCAAATTAACGGTATGAGCTTTATTAGTGGTGCGGGAGGAAACTACTCCGTAATATTAGTAAAATTAAAACCGTGGAAAGAGCGTCCTAAAATCCAAATAAACGATGTAGTAAAACAACTGTTCATTAGAACAGCAGGTATACAAGGTGGTAAGATTATCTTCTTCGGAACTCCTACCCTTCAAGGTTTCGGTATCAGTAACGGATTTGAATTCCAAATTCAAGATAAAACCGGAGGTGATATCCGTAAATTCTCTGAAATCAGCGGTAAGTTCTTAGGAGCGTTAAATCAACGACCTGAAATCATGTATGCAACTACTTCATTCAACCCGAACTATCCTCAATACCAAATTAATGTAAATGTTGCTAAAGTCAAACAAGCCGGTTTAGCCGTAACAGACATTTTAGGTGCTTTACAAGGATACATTGGTGGTGTATATGCTTCTAATTACAATGAATTCGGTAAACAATATAAGGTTATGATCCAGGCAGATCCTAAATACAGAAAAAATGTAGAAGATCTTAATGGAATGTATGTAAGGACCAATAGTGGAGAAATGGCACCAATTGCCGGATTTATTACCTTGACTAGAGTGTACGGTCCGCAATCTCTACAAAGATTTAACCTTTACCAATCCATACCTGTAAATGGACAACCCAATGCAGGATATAGTGCCGGTGATGCGGTTAGAGCTATTGAAGAAGTTGCTAAACAAACGCTTCCTCAAGGATATTCTTTCGAATATTCAGGAATGACCAGAGAGCAAGTGAACAACAGTGGTTCACAAACTGTTTATATATTCTTATTGTGTTTGATTTTCGTATATTTCTTATTATCAGCTTTATATGAAAGCTACATTTTACCTTTAGCTATTATCATTTCTTTACCTATAGGTTTAGCAGGAGCTTTCTTATTCGCTAAATTATTCGGAATTACAAACAATATTTATTTACAGATCAGTTTAATTATGCTTATCGGTTTATTAGCGAAAAACTCTATTTTGATCGTAGAGTATGCAGTTCAACGTAGAGAGCATGGAATGAGTATCATTGATGCTGCCGTTGAAGGTGCCGTTGCCCGTTTAAGACCTATATTAATGACCTCCTTCGCATTTATTTTCGGATTATTCCCGTTAATGGTAGCAACCGGTGCAGGAGCTGTTGGTAACCGTTCAATCGGTACAGCTGCTATTGGTGGTATGTTAATTGGTACTGTAATTGGATTAGTAGTTACTCCTATGCTGTTTGCTGTATTCCAATCTTTACAGGAAAAGGCAACGCATAAACCTTCCGTGGTTTTAAGAGAACAAAACGATAACGATGATGATGATGATGAATAA
- a CDS encoding efflux transporter outer membrane subunit yields MKIRPIQYTTLLLVSVVLSSCITAKYEKPQITDNQLYRDMPVKDSTTIADIPWSDYFKDPNLQSLINEGIQNSYDLKIAVTRIKQTEAALRSAKLGYLPSLSADASYSNSKLNTVQGNGVKTHSEVFQLGASASWELDIWGKISSAKRSALASYLQSDAYRRLVQTSLVANIANNYYSLIAQDEQLKITLNTIKLLEDNVKTMEDLKEANIVTGAAVEQSRALLYSTQVSVPDLENNIKALENNICYLLGRTPGPIQRSSMARQTVPSQFDYGVPAQLLSKRPDVMMYELAYRAAFEDTNVAKASLYPSLTITGNAGYSTLKNLDNFFDHSSLFASVVGGLTQPIFNQGKLRSQLRIRQAQQEEALLNFKNSVLNSSVEVSNALFAYEKAKSKDYDRSLQINSLVKSVDFTKQLLIYSDANYTEVLNAERDLLNARLSQVNDKLQQLQASINLYKALGGGVN; encoded by the coding sequence ATGAAAATTCGACCAATTCAATATACAACCTTATTATTAGTTTCCGTAGTACTTAGTTCATGTATTACCGCTAAATATGAGAAACCTCAGATAACCGATAATCAATTGTACAGGGATATGCCTGTTAAAGATAGTACTACTATTGCAGATATTCCTTGGAGTGATTACTTCAAAGATCCCAATTTGCAAAGCTTGATTAATGAAGGTATTCAAAACAGTTATGATTTAAAAATTGCTGTTACGAGAATAAAACAAACTGAAGCTGCGCTTCGTTCTGCCAAACTAGGTTATTTACCTAGTTTGTCTGCAGACGCTTCTTATTCTAACAGTAAATTAAATACTGTTCAAGGAAACGGAGTTAAAACTCATTCAGAAGTTTTCCAATTGGGAGCATCTGCAAGCTGGGAGCTTGACATTTGGGGAAAAATTTCCAGTGCCAAAAGATCAGCTTTGGCTTCTTATCTTCAAAGTGATGCGTATAGACGTTTAGTTCAAACTTCTTTAGTGGCAAATATTGCAAATAATTATTATTCTCTAATTGCTCAAGATGAACAATTGAAAATAACGCTAAACACCATTAAATTATTAGAAGATAATGTGAAAACTATGGAAGATCTAAAAGAAGCTAACATAGTAACCGGTGCAGCTGTTGAACAAAGCAGAGCTTTATTATACTCTACTCAAGTGAGTGTTCCTGATTTGGAAAATAATATCAAAGCTTTGGAAAACAACATCTGTTATTTATTGGGTAGAACTCCCGGACCTATACAAAGATCTTCAATGGCTCGACAAACAGTTCCTAGTCAATTTGACTATGGAGTGCCTGCTCAACTATTGTCTAAAAGACCTGATGTAATGATGTATGAACTTGCATATCGTGCTGCATTTGAAGATACTAATGTTGCGAAAGCATCTTTATATCCTTCTTTAACAATTACCGGTAATGCAGGGTATTCTACCTTAAAGAATTTAGATAATTTCTTTGATCACTCCAGTCTTTTTGCAAGTGTGGTAGGAGGTTTAACACAACCTATTTTTAATCAAGGAAAATTAAGAAGCCAACTGAGAATAAGACAAGCTCAACAAGAAGAAGCCTTGCTTAACTTCAAAAATTCAGTTTTAAATTCAAGTGTTGAAGTTTCTAATGCTTTATTTGCTTATGAAAAAGCTAAAAGTAAAGACTACGACAGAAGCTTACAGATAAATTCTTTAGTTAAATCTGTTGATTTTACTAAACAATTATTAATATACAGCGATGCTAATTA